catttgctccttaactcccagtacactgcatgatgttgtgatgtggaatactgataaccaaaaatcatgaaaCCATGACAATTTGTCATATCCCCcatcatgcaccagcttctggtaaaactGAACGATACAGTGGGTtattaaaaactatgctgaaagcagtgggtggtggaacatttacgaactgggagaagcatttggcagaagccacctggctGGCCAACACTCGAGGATCGGTCAGTCAagatggtcctacccaatccagctccctacatacgGTAGAGGGAGACAAGGTCCCTGtggtacatgtaaagagcatgctGGAAAAAGCGGTTTGGGTCCCTCCAGCCTCTGGGAAGGGCAAATCTCTTCATGGAACTCTTTTTGCTCAGGGACttgggtccacttggtgggtgatgcagaaagatggggatgttcagtgtgtaccacaagggaatttgacgctgggggagtgcagtcagtaattccatctatatatatgtatgtagatGTATGtgcataatgcattttcattattgtttgtttgcatacatgtatatgtatatattaagcatgatgtacTAATGTGGAATAAGGCGCGGAAtgccatggttttatgatttttcttatCGGTATTGCACACCACACCATCATATAAAGCATGGGGGATTAAAGAGTTCTTACTCCAGTTCCATGTACTGACAACTTTGtggatacctggttctcagaagggaagaagagcagcataccccagaggactttgcgcTCAGAGGGGAAGATCAGCCCCACAAGTCCCGGgattgctctctctctctctctgcctggTGGTGTGcggctgtgctccccagctcccTAACACaatcctaaccctaaacccaaccccaactccAACCCTAACTCTAAATCTAAACCAAACCAGAACCCCAATCGCAACCCCAACCACAATCACAACACtaaacccaaccctaaccccaacccacACCCTAACCCTAATCACAACCCTAAACCCAAGAGTAACCTCAACCCCAGCCCAAACCCTAAGCCTAAACCAAAACTTAATTCCAACACTAACCCCAATCCTAATATCAAACGTTGAGCCCAACCCTAACCACAACTTAAGGCccaacactaaccctaaccctcaccgtaaccctaaccctatgcTAGCCCTAACCCgaaacctaaccctaaccccaaccgCAACCGCAACCcaagccctaaccctaaccctatccatAACCCTAACTGCAAACGCCAACCCCAACTTTAGTTGGTGAACTCACCAGGGAAATCCTGAAcccccctgcagagcagctcagccttgATGTGAAGCACGTATTTCCGAGTTTTATGCTTCCGTTGCCCTCTTTTATAGcgatttaataaaataattgcaataatATATCCATTCCTCAGCACAGACTGGGGAactgagcagccctgagcagagctgagcactgccGGGGGCCCCACGCGGGCGGGGCAGCGGGTCACAGCGGGGCCCATTGTGACGCGTCCCCGtgccccccagctccagcagcgccaGCGCTGTGCCCCTCACTTTCCGTCAGGACTGAGATGGGACAGCACGCGAGCAGAGCAGCGGTGCAAGCCGCCCCTCGGGGCAAACCGCAGCGCTTCTCTCCGCCCATGGCTGCCCAGGCCACGGCCCGTCCCCAACCTCAACCCTCATCCTCTGCGATGGAGGAGAGAaacccctcctgccctgctgaggccaAGGAGAAGGACAAACTCCCCCAGGAGCCCACTGCTGTGCCGCCCGGTGAGTGAGGGTCCCcgcagggctgggggggcagtgccctctgcacagtgtgggggctgcgtggggcgGCAGAGGGCAGAATTTCCTCCTCGCTTTGCTCTGGGCTCCTCTACACCAACCCTGACGGCAAACCTTAATCCTAACCCcaacccagccccaaccccaaccctaatcCCAACCTTAATCCTAAccccagccctaaccctaaccttaaccccaACTCCAACCTTAACCCTACCCTTACCCCAACCCCAAACTCAATCCTAACACTAACCACAAACCCAACCTTAACTCtaacccaaccccacccccacccccaacctTAACCCtaatccaaccccaaccctaacctcAATCGTAACACTAACCACAACTCTAAACCCAGCTCTAATTCCGATCCCCCTCCTACCCCCAATTCCAGCTCCCCCCTTGGATGCCTCTGGGCTGCCCATGTGTGCTGTGGAGCGTTACGCGATGGACAACATTGAGGCCTTTCTCCGGAGCACAGAGGTGACAGCGGCCGCTCCCATCACGGtggtcccccatccccccccaggCCCATTGCATCCGCAGGAGGGCTGTGCCCCCTGGCCCCGTCCCGTTCACACTCCCCATGCTCCCTGGCAGCCTCAGAATGAGGAGAAGAAGATGAAGTTCCTGTGCAGCATCCGCACCATCTGCGGCTCCGCAGCAGAGAGGAACACGGTGCAGGAACTGCGCATCTTCTGCCGCCGGAACGAACTTGTGGAGAACATCATGGTGAGGGGCGGTGGGTGCTGGAGGGGGGGCAGTGGGcggctcctctcctcccagtgctgggagcactgcatgCCTGATGCCATcccgctgtgctgcaggtgctgctggcagaggagcCGCGGAGAGAGCTGAGCTCCGAACTGCGGCTGCAAGCGGTAGCCGCCATCACCTCCCTCAGGTACTGCCCCACACCGGGATGGCCCCACAGCATTCATATGGCCCCAGACTGCCTGTATGGCCCCACAGTGTCTGAATGGCCCCACACTGCCTGTatggccccgcagcccccggggaCGATCCTGGCAGTactgggctgctgctctccccctttGGGGCGGGGCAAAGGGCCGAGGgggtcctgcagcactgctgggcctcAGCTCTAACATTGACcataacctaaccctaacccgaacaACAACCTAACCCCAACCcgaaccccaaccccaatctgaccacagcagctctcaggactccctctgccccacacatcccgATGGAGGAGGGGTTCCTCCCAGCATTGccccccctgctctgcagagtgctgccCATGGGGGGAATCCActccccatcctgcagcacagcactcccagCGCCGCTGTCCCTGTTCTTGCAGCAAGGTGGAGGGGGCTCTGGAGGAGAAGATCCCTCTCTTTGTTGTGTGCTTCCGGAGCATCTTCCTGCTTCCCTCAGAGCAGGACCTGGACACAAACCTTTACTCCAAGGTGGGTGCCGGGGAGCTGCAGGACCCCCCTACCGTGCAGAACAGGGTCTTGCCATGCATCCCCCGTCCCCCTCCCCTCTAATCTCCCTCCACCCTGTCCGTTCTGCAGACCCTGAGGGCTCTGGATGAGATGCTGCACTCATTGGTGTTCATTCACCCCAGCGCCAGCATCGGAGAGGAGCTGAAAGACGTCTTCCAGGTGAGCCTTGCCCATGGGGAGCACACAGAGGAGGAGtgttccccccccatccccaccaccccaaaaACCTTCTGGGGTGATCCAGGGGaccacagggcagagcagcacctcctcttcccacaggtgctgctgcccttcaccTCCTTGCAGAGCTCGACCGTGCgccagagggcagtggggcgCATCTGGAAGCTGACCCATTCGCTGGCACATTACTGCCAGGAGAAGGTAAGGGCACGACCCCCATAATGTGGAGTCTTTGTCTCTCCTTTTCCACGCTCTGCCCACTCCGGGGGTGCGCTCAACTTTCTGCTCTCCACGTACAGCCCCGTCACTCCTCGGAACAATCCCCATCTGCCAGCTATGACGAGCTCCGCCTGCccgtgctggggcagctggTGGGATGCCTCATCCTGTGCTGCGCTTTTGTCCAGGAGGACAAAACATGCCGCTGTGCTTTGAGCGCTCTCCGTCACCTCTACAGATTTGTCCTGTGGAGAAGCCGTAAGGCAACGGCTGCTGACCTCTGCGTCAGCTGCCGCTCAGAGCAGTGAAGAACCCCATGGTGTTGGGGAGCTTTGCCGCACGGCCCCGTGCTTGGGGTCGGGGCAGCtgtccagctccctgcagggcagccacTGCTCACGCACCTGCGCC
Above is a window of Gallus gallus isolate bGalGal1 chromosome 34, bGalGal1.mat.broiler.GRCg7b, whole genome shotgun sequence DNA encoding:
- the LOC121108107 gene encoding uncharacterized protein LOC121108107 isoform X1 — translated: MGQHASRAAVQAAPRGKPQRFSPPMAAQATARPQPQPSSSAMEERNPSCPAEAKEKDKLPQEPTAVPPAPPLDASGLPMCAVERYAMDNIEAFLRSTEPQNEEKKMKFLCSIRTICGSAAERNTVQELRIFCRRNELVENIMVLLAEEPRRELSSELRLQAVAAITSLSKVEGALEEKIPLFVVCFRSIFLLPSEQDLDTNLYSKTLRALDEMLHSLVFIHPSASIGEELKDVFQVLLPFTSLQSSTVRQRAVGRIWKLTHSLAHYCQEKPRHSSEQSPSASYDELRLPVLGQLVGCLILCCAFVQEDKTCRCALSALRHLYRFVLWRSRWEGQLDEQGKLEQWEADHEFSLTWTTNTTVILLRFEKYFHSSEKTDLILLALQGMRDCSNYNTQVASTLMAILTVDFNPMPNDVQRIVTAIHRSRKLITEEQALRTIRSSFASLAAANPRAMTLSLLRCSPTCDKDIWELWELALSSVDAVPKMVQALLRQLETVPLGQKTEVGVLHTAAATALHKLLQYLEYGPQVRLVFPELFVVLIIQLVSAGPLAPLEITAITEDPFRPSAPTSAIRTVVETAHSLLLCAEMDNLAFSMDTHNLWARLQGTATWQNGLHSLAKYGPNPFHALPHALPHTLPYTVPQVQRSRNK